Sequence from the Bacillus thuringiensis genome:
GGATAAAATGCAATTGAGAAAAGCGAAAGAAATAAAGCGACATAGCCTATCATTGCACCGGTATTTGTACCTTCTATTTCATTTGCAATTTCTTTACGCTTATGTCTAATTGGAATGCCAGCTGGTGATATTTCAGCTGCATACTCTTCGTTTTTTTCACCACTTTTAAAATGATGATTTCTCTTTCTTCGCATGTACATCCCTCTCTTTCAATTGGGTGTACCTATAGTATCTTTCATAAAGAGAAGAACATGAGTATGAGTTAAACCCAAGTAAAGCAAAAATTGGAGAATAAAGATTCCGTCGTTAGCATGTACATCTTCTTATGAAGATAAAACAGGAATTTTGGAAAATGATGTAGAATGAAATGAGTGATAAAACGTGAAGGTAGGGGAGTGCATGACAACATTTAATTGGCATGAGTCAGCAGAGAAAAAATGGGATAGTAGTGCAGAATTTTGGAATCAAAATAGTCAGGAGATGTGGGACAGCGGGAGTAGGAGTACAATTATTCCATTTTTTGAACAATATGTGAAGAAAGAAGCGCAAGTGCTAGATGTTGGTTGTGGTGATGGATACGGTACATATAAATTAAGTCGCACGGGATATAAAGCAGTTGGTGTAGATTTATCAGAAGTGATGATTCAAAAAGGGAAGGAGCGCGGAGAAGGACCAAATTTATCTTTTATAAAAGGGGATCTTTCTTCCTTACCATTTGAAAATGAACAATTTGAAGCAATTATGGCAATTAATTCTTTAGAATGGACCGAGGAGCCATTACGAGCATTAAATGAGATTAAGCGTGTTTTACAAAGAGATGGATATGCATGTATTGCAATTTTAGGACCAACAGCAAAGCCACGAGAGAACAGTTATCCTCGTTTATATGGCAAGGGCGTTGTTTGTAATACGATGATGCCTTGGGAATTTGAACAGTTAGCGAAAGAACAAGGTTTTGAAGTTGTAGATGGTATCGGGGTATATAAGCGCGGAGTAAATGAGAGGATGTTAGGTCAACTACCTACAGAATTACAACAATCGTTAACGTTCTTATGGGTATTTATGTTAAAAAACGTATAAAGAAATGAAAGAATTTTTAGGAGGTAAATAAGTGCAGAAAATACAAAAAACTGATACAATATCATCAGAACCAATTAAAGGGGGACTAGGGTATATGACAACTACTACAACAGTTAAATCCGATATTGAAATCGCACAAGAAGCGAGTATGAAGAAGATTCAAGAAATTGCAGCTGATTTAAATATTTTAGAAGATGAATTAGAGCCATACGGGCATTATAAAGGTAAGTTATCTCTTGATATTTTTAAGCGCTTACAAGATGAGAAAGACGGTAAAGTTGTTTTAGTAACAGCAATTAACCCAACTCCAGCTGGAGAAGGTAAATCAACAGTAACAGTTGGTTTAGGTCAAGCTTTTAATAGAATTGGTAAGAAAACAGTAATTGCACTTCGCGAACCATCTCTTGGACCAACGATGGGATTAAAAGGCGGTGCAGCAGGTGGTGGTTTTTCACAGGTTGTACCTATGGAAGACATTAACCTTCACTTTACTGGAGATATACATGCGATCACAACTGCCAATAACGCGTTAGCAGCGTTTATTGATAATCATATCCAACAAGGAAACGCACTTGGAATTGATACGCGTAAAATCGTTTGGAAACGCTGTGTTGACTTAAATGATCGTGCCCTACGTAACGTAGTAATTGGTCTTGGTGGACCAGTTCAAGGTGTACCACGTGAAGACGGTTTCGATATTACAGTAGCATCTGAAATTATGGCCGTATTCTGCCTTGCAACAGATATTCAAGACTTAAAAGCGCGTTTATCTCGCATCGTAGTTGCTTATAACTTTGCAAATCAACCAGTAACGGTTAAAGATTTAGGTGTAGAAGGTGCGTTAACATTATTATTAAAAGACGCATTAAAACCAAACTTAGTGCAAACGTTAGAAAAT
This genomic interval carries:
- a CDS encoding class I SAM-dependent methyltransferase produces the protein MTTFNWHESAEKKWDSSAEFWNQNSQEMWDSGSRSTIIPFFEQYVKKEAQVLDVGCGDGYGTYKLSRTGYKAVGVDLSEVMIQKGKERGEGPNLSFIKGDLSSLPFENEQFEAIMAINSLEWTEEPLRALNEIKRVLQRDGYACIAILGPTAKPRENSYPRLYGKGVVCNTMMPWEFEQLAKEQGFEVVDGIGVYKRGVNERMLGQLPTELQQSLTFLWVFMLKNV